A stretch of DNA from Bactrocera neohumeralis isolate Rockhampton chromosome 6, APGP_CSIRO_Bneo_wtdbg2-racon-allhic-juicebox.fasta_v2, whole genome shotgun sequence:
CTAACTTCCGTACGGAATGCAATTCAGAgcgaatataaaaaagttaaaatcgAAACTAAGTCGCTTTGATATATCCCTGCAGAAAGGCTTTGAAAATTGATAACGAGCTTAAATCAATAACTTACAAACTGaatcctttaaaatatttagtaaaaaacaCGGGACTTGATTTCGTTTAGACATTTcataacatttaataaaatatacatatttttagagCAAGTACAACGAATTAACAGTACCTTAGAATACAACGAAAGCTTATTTATGAACtaacatatatgaatgtacatacataagtatatcaacaacaacaaaaatacaccaACTCTGCTTTGGAAATCAGAACCGGGATTTTGCATTATTTAGTGACGaatgtgtaaaattaatttagctGGCTGTATTTGGGCTTGTGTTAGATGTTGTGGTCGAGGACGTGTTAATTTTGCCGGCTTTGGACGTGGTGCCGGACGGCGTAGCTTAGCTGGGGCTGGACGACCTCTTGGACGGAAAGCCACTAAACGTTCAACACGTGGCAGCGTGAAGACAGTTTGTGGGAAGACAGCACGAGGATCAATGATCGAGGCAGTTTGTGGTACATCAGCTACGGCTGGTGGTGGGGGTCCATACTCATCAGCTGGTGTACCGGGTGGACCGTACGTTGGTGCGGGGATAGCTGGTGGGGGTCCATAAGATGGTGCAGGCTCAGCTAGAGGCTCTTCAGCAGGTGGTCCATAGGTTTCGTCAGGTGGTCCGTATGTTTGGTCGGGTGGTCCATATGTTTGGTCGGGTGGTCCGTATATTTGGTCTGGTGTTTCCTCAGGTGGCCCATATGTTAGTTCTGGAGGACCATAAGTGGGCTCTGGTAATTCAAAGGCGGGTTCTGGTTTCAAACCTGCTGGTGGATAAGGAGCTGCGTCTACTGGCACTGATGGTACTGCTTCTTGTCGTGCTAAAAATGGCAGTGGCCGATTATTAACTGGTCCGGGAAAACGCAAACGAGAACGTGGCGGTTCAGCGCAACTAAGTGTGGCCAATAAGCCAACGGCGGCCagtgtgtaaaatattttcgacattGTTGTTCTTTAATTCCTTTATGCAAGCCCGCGACTTTACGTAAACAATCGTGTTGTCCAAGACCGTTAGAAGTAAACTGATATTGTTGAGGGGTCACTGTGTCTATTAAATACGATTTGTCGAAGTCTACGCTTCGGTTGTGTTTCATTACTTGTAACCAATGCGTCGGCAAAACGGTAGTTATGAACGCATTTTGACTTCGCGTTTGACCTCCAcgctacttttgttgttgtctcgcatttcttcaattttatatacGCATGTATGTTTCTTTCGTGTGCTCATGCGaaggtatgtgtatgtatttgtaataaaattcattaaaaacccaaaatttccaATGAGTCCATCGCGTCCGATCGACAACGAGCGCTTAAGCCATATGACAAATTTGGCGTCACTGCTGGACGTGATTGTagtgttaaataatatttccaaCTTACCACGTCCACTGCGGCTTGTAGCTTCTGCTTTGTGGCGCAGAACAGAACGtgtttgaaaactataaaaaagattattaagaAATCAAgaatgtttttgtaaattatataaattgcgTAATgcttatattattatgtacTGTTATTACGGCTATGTgtttatgtattatatttattagttttagtGTCTGGTTGTTGGTGACCAGCATATGTCAATTGGCGATATTGGTTAAGGACATGCAATTATCGTGGCTTTTTTACATTTAGTAGACCTAGGCCCTTGGATTAAGAAAAGCACAGGCAGTGATAGAATCCAAATACACTTCAGAGGTTTTCTGCTTTATACCGGCAATTTACAGAGGTTTTTATTTTGGGCTTTGAATTGCTTAACTATTCGGGGAAAGTAAACGATTAAAACAGTTTTCAAATTCTTTCTGCCAGGCATTTTGAATAGAACATTGATTGGCTTTTCTAACCTTCAGTTAATTTTCCTGGGTTTAATGTACCATAAGTATAcaggatgatccatttcgaggttccttacttttttaaataaaaaacatagaaacttcaaatttaatgaggaatgtttgcTATCGttggaaagaacattctttggcatttctgTTTGataatctctttcaaatgttggccgcggctacttTTGATATGGTCCATatttaagtccaattttcgatcactcgttcgagcatttcgactggtaactggcgaatgacccgcgtgatgttttgcttcaaggtcAGAATCGAAGCTGGATTGTTCGCACGAACAATCTTTAAATAGTTGGCAAACGTTGTGCAGGCGTAAGTCTTCCCAtagtgaaatgccaaacaacactgaacaaaactaacaagacagcttgacacgactcacgcgtgatctatcaaaaaagactattgaaaaaagtacctctacttggatcattgTGTGAAAATGAAGACCGAAGTTTTCAAGTATTCTTTCTCCACAAATTTTTTGTGACTATCGGAAATCTTCGAGAAAAAATTCgggttttaatgaaattgaattttggATTTCGAGCTGCCTTCAAACAGCCATCCATGACCACCATGATAATGCGAGACCAAGAAAACGTTGACTCGTAGCGACTTTAAGACTGATAAACAACTAGGGTTCGTGGAAAAGCTTGGATATGTGAATATCTTGGTTCCTTGGGACTCTCGAAGAACAGGTGAACAACTTGAGTTTTTGAGGGTCTCGGTAGTTCTCGGTGAGTTCCTGACACTCTTCGTACGGCTGTTCAGTTAAAAGTTACATGAACATTTTGGGTTCTTGACACTCTTCGTACGACTGTTTAgttaaaatacatacaagtatgaacAACTTGGGCTCTTGAGCCTCTCGGTATGGCTGTGCAGTTAAAAGACAAATGGACAACGTACGTTCTTGAGACAGCTCTCTCGGTACGGTTCTTTAGTtaaaaaacatatgaaaaacTTACGTTATTGAGACTCCCGGCGCGGATGTTCAGTTAAAAGATATACATGAACTTGAAAACTTGGCTCTTAAGTCTCTCAGCATGGCTGTTTAGTTTAAAGATATATGAACAACTTAGTTTCTTGAGACTCCCGGTACATTCGTTCAGTCAACTTGGGTTCTTAAGTCTTTCGGTATGGCTGTTTAGTTAAAAGACACGTGAACAACTTGGGTTCTTGAGACGCTCGGTCCATCTGTTCAGATAAAATACTTTGGTCATACCCACATGTTTGTTGATAATATTTTATGCGAATCCACTTAGCGTAAGCGCTGACCCGCAACGCAGCCTTGTCTGCTGTCTTTCCTGTTGGATGTGTAAATATAAGTGTGTATATTTGTGGTTCCATACCATTAGTAGTGACGTGCTTGTTTGGGCGTATACTTGAATATCCTGCCACACGCCTTATCTACCTCTCTGCATATCGCTGTCTGCTTGTCTGTCTGCGCGTGTTGTTTGTAATGCATGTTGTATTACAATAGTGTTTGGTTGTAGTTATTCCACAAatagtgtttgttgttgttcttgtcaTTGTAACATGTTATGCCGCGCTTGTTGCGATATTTTTTGCATATCCTTCTACACTGCGGTGCTGAAAGGACCAACACAAACATAGTGTTGGCGCGCAAGTGTTGCTAGCCTGTGTCTAACATCGCCGACACCGACGCCGCCAACAACGGTGGGCTGCAGCGCTCAGCGCTGTCAGTTTGCTTAGCTGGCCAAGTAGACGATGATGTTGTTGGctaatattgaatttatttgctGTTTTGTAGTCCATTATTCTTCAGCTTTTGGGAGCgttgtttttgcgtttttttccGTTTACCTTGTTCCTTTTctggttgctgctgttgtaaCAACGTGCATGTAACGAAAAATTGCAGCCAAGTGGTGGTAGCATGGCGGAGGGTTGGCGCAAATGTTCTTTGATTGTTTGCATTGAATTTGTTGAGTTATGTTGCAAGCTCAATGGAGTTGCGGCTAATGTAATGGTTTCGACACAAACAATTTGAGCGGATTCCCTAAGCAAATAAAGACGTAAGACACTGCAAAGCATATGGCTAACAtggaaaaataaagcaaaaaagtcTACCGTTAGCTAAGCGAGGTGCTACTTTCTGAAACACTCATAGAGGCAACTACACAGACTTGTTGCTGCCGTGCTGCCAGTGTGCACCGGTTGTATATCTTACGTATTTCTGCACTTtgaggaaaagaagaagaagcctgAGTAGCTGTTATGCTATTTCTTTGAAAGCTAAATACACTTTTCGGATTGATTGGAAAATGGCAAGCAGGCCGGGAACTGAGCactttaattaagaaaatgttCGAAGTTTTCGGTAGCGCTTTATTATAGAgataatatcttcttcttcttctttcttggcgtagacaccacttacttggttatagccgagtttaaaacAGCACACCAGTCGGTCTTCTTTTTCactgtttgacgccaattggatattccaagtgtagccaggcccatctccacctggtctttctaacggagtggaggtcttcctcttcctctgcttccctcggcgggtactgcttcgaatactctTACAGCTGGAGTatttcatctattcggacgacatgacccagccagcgtagccgctgtcttttaattcgctgaattatgaattatctcgtacagctcatcgttctatcgactaCGGTATTTGCTGTTGCCACTGCGCAAAAGACCACACAGAACCTTTATCTGCAAAGCTAAGGTAACGCCGACTGATCTGaggttgtcatcgtccatgatTCTGAGTACcttgtagagtttggtgtttgttcgtcaagagaggactttacttctcaattgcctattcagtccgaaataggactgacgttgttgttggtgttaacgctggttccaagataaacgaaaatACCTACGAATTCTAAGTTGGCAGTCATATCAGTGATGTGggaaccaagtcgcgagtgcgacgattgtttctttctgaactggagatatttcgtcttgtactcgttcacaaccagacccgtATAAGGTGTTTCTtcgtccttctcgatcctgacggagcttttggtgttgctcaacgtcagcttatacAACTGCATTAGCTTTACGGGTATACCAAGTTCAGTTATAGCGGCATAGAGACAGTTCCTATTCAtgctgtcgaaggcggctttaaaatcgacgaagaggtggtgtgtgtcgatcttcttttcaagagtcttttccaaaattagcGCATGGTGAAATTCTGGTCGATTGCAGACTTTCCAGGTCTAAaatcacactgataaggtccaatcagaataagtttgttgacgatgggctttaatctttcacacaatacggtcgatagaaccttatatgcgatgtttaggagattatctcacggtagttggcgcagattgtggggtctccctttttgtggactGGGTAGAGCACGCTTAACTTCCAATCATCGAATATGCTTTCGTCCAATCATATTTAGCAATGAatgctgatgcatgctccttatcagttcttcggcgCCGTATTTTAATAGCTTCGCCGGCATTCCATCGGTCGCCGCCTCTTTGTtcttcttcagacgggtaattgctattcgaacttcttcatggtcggacaatgcaacgtctgctccatcgtcatcgatagagcaggctggagaagtttccctccataatttcagtatgctctgggcatcagtcttTATATCAGATCTGGGGGTTCTAAAAGAGTGTCGTATTGCATCATTAAAAATcacacgtaaaaaaaaaacagccgtTGTATTTTGAAAGACCGATAAATAGTAGAGTCTCATTGGCCGTTCTTCAGCTTGTCTTAAACATTAAAccaagttgttttttttttagatttttcggGTAAGTGGTTTCTATTCCGAGTTGAAGTCTGCTTACTTCTTGTAAGTCCACAGTCTACAGCTCATATGTGCCACCCAAGATCCTTTCATAGCCGTTTGTTTTACCACACACCTGTTAACTATCAacattcttataaaaatttggtttctgATCTCCATACACGCACATTAACGCAGTCGGCTTCGATACGACAGTTTGTTCATTTGCGCCATTTCACTTTTACTCAGCAATTTTACTGCTAATTGAATACAACCGTTGACCGTTTGACCGATTATGCTGTACCGAGTTCGGgagcaataaaaatatgcatgtgtgaacacatacatacatacatacatatatatgtatatgcaaggtGGTGCATACATTTATGTTTGTTATTTTGGTCATTCATTTTGGCAACGGCCTACAGGCTGTCCAGCTGTCCAGCTGTcgaatgttgttgctgttattatggTGGTACGTTAAGTGAAATGGCAAAATCTTTGCTAAGTTGGTCACGTATTTAATGTCGGTTTTACACACTTCAACACGTGCGACTTTTATGTCTTTCATCTTGGCCGAAAATGACCAGGCAGCGAACGCCAGTCTTCGTGGGTAACGCGGCATGTGCGCGCTGCGTGCGTGTATGTGCCCCTTTGGTAGATTGGGTTCGTGCTCTTTGACCACTTAACCATCATACGGTTTATAGAAACAAGTATCAGGGTCCTACAGCGCCGTTGAGGAGAGATTGGACGCGGAAGCATAGCAACATGTGGGCGAAGCCTGCAAAATTGtaattaagaataaaataaattgtgccACAGATGTTGCATATTGTTTGGCCAAACATGCGTTGGACATTATAAGCCATTTCGGCGCCACCACGCACACATAAAGccccaggttttttttaatttttttataggccTCTAAATATGTATGGAAAGGGTGATGCAAGAAgagatattattttcaataacctttttcGGACCGATCACGCGCTGAGATTGTACACGAAGATCATcgtcaagaactgaagctgctcgcCCTACCaaagcaacatcgcttcgctcacggcgacatttgatttcatcAAGTCGGCGCCAgttcccacatatcgcatcaatcaatggaattatttagagaacacttcgttgagcagataatttcacgttttaggccAGTCAATTGgtcatcaagatcgtgtgatatcacaccgttacacTTTTTTCTGTGCGGATATGTAAGGTCTAAGgtatatgcggacaatcccgttcGATttagaccttggagcaaaacctCAGGcgagtcattcgccagttaccagttgaaatgctcgaacgagtcgtcGAAAATTCAACGAGATGGTTccgccaacatttgaaagagattctacgcaaaaaaaatttgaacatttcCCCGATGTTGGAACgaccattaaatttgaagtttctttgcttttctttaaagaaaaagtagataacctcgaaatggatcaccctttaggtGTGTGTAAGGAGATCGTGTACCGTTcgttttgctttgctttttatgcaaattaattcAACAGTTACTTTTGCTAATGTGGTTTGTTCTTCCCGTTCTGTCATTCCATGTGGCACATACCGTTAATGCGGCGTCGGGACGACAACGTGTAGTTCGGACTATCAAGCTAATGGTATCACAAGCCAATCTTGGAGCAATCATGTaaattttcctttcatttcttcaggATTTTCTATCAGCAAACGCAGTAAACGCTTTAAAAGCACATTAGTTCAcctactcacacacacacacacacatgcacctAAAGTACCTTGTGACCAGTGGCGTTCATGGCCTTTCGCATTCACATGACTTCCATTATTTCCACATTTCCACATTTCTACTAAAATGTTATTGTAATGTGTTCCAAGTAGCGTCTTCTTCCTTTCTACGAGCCAACTGAGACGGTATTGCTTCTCGAAGTCACTCGTAGCCATTAAAAATTACTGTGTTCTTATGCAAAACAAGCAAGCACTTGAAAGTATGTCTATGTGTGCGAGTAGAAATGTGGAAGAGCTCGCATGCGGAAAAATTCTCGGTTGAAGCTAAGTCAGAGCGACGCTTACACTTACCCGTACTCAGGCATGCTCACATGTAAATTTGAAAGCTAAGAGCGAAAGACATTTCCAGCGAATTACTTAGACCCACTAGAGCTTGGCTCCATTTCTTACCGACGGATGGTTTGCTGGACTACTTAGAAATCTAACGACTCTGAAAAATCTTTTCTGTTTCGAAAGTGCTCTTTTGaatattacaataacaaagtACTTTAAATTCttgtgatttttttctatattgtatttaaaactgCTAACCACAATACTATGCTAAATTGAACTAACACTGCAGCCTAGCGCATGCCAGGTGAACGGGTCTAAACTTAAATACCTTAATTAACTACCAGGCGGTGTATTGCGAGGCGAAGGAGAAGCCTTGCGGCTGCGGCTTTGGTTGCGGTTGCAcacgctgcaacagctgcaaCTTAGCTGGCGCCACACGACGCGCCTTAATCAAACGCGCAGGCACAGGCACGCTAGCCGGTGCTCGGCGTCTGCCTTGTGGGAAACGTTGGAAGACCAAACGTGCTGGCTGTTGCGCTGCCGCCTCGACCTGCGCATCAAACGAGTTGCTCACCGCAATGACGGAGCCATCCTCAGCGACTGCAACGAAAAGTTCCTCACCCTCATCCTCAGCAGGCGCCTCTACTTCTACCGCTGGCTCAACGCTAACTTCCGGCTCTGGTTCACTGGGTTGCTGCTCTTCAACAGTAGCTTCTTCTTCCGCTGCCTCCTCTGCCTCTTCAGCCACATCAACCGCTAAGTCCACATCGCGTGCGGTGACACTTTCTTCGGGTGGCAAGTAGCTGTTGTCCGGTGGACCGTATACAGCATCTGGCGTGACAGGCGCTTCAGTCGGTGGCCCGTAGGTGCTGTGTGGCAATGGTGGGCCATAGGTGGCGTCCGGTTGTGGTGGTGACGGTGGACCGTAAGTATTATCTGGCGGCAAGTAGGTCACATCCGGCTTGACAGTTGATGAGGGCAAGTCGAAGGGAATTTCTGGCGTCACACCTGCAGCAGGATAACCCGTTGGCGCGGGTGCTGGTGCCGGTGCGGCCACCTGGCGTGCAAGGAAGCGCACACGGGCGCCGGCTGGACGGCGTGCCGCTGTGCGGAAACGCGTCGGTGCCTCGGCGGCGCAAAGTGCGACCAGTAATAGCAAACCGGCAATTGGCTTAAACATTTCAAAGTTTGGTTTTCAAGTAAAGTGCGTGTGTGCTTGTGTTGAGCCTGCTTCCTGTGGCTGGGTTCTAAGTTGCGACTGCGTTGCTACTTCAGTGTCTGTTGCTGTGCACTAAATTGCCTTAGCTTTTATAGTATATTTCAGTGAAATATCTGTTAAATATTAAATCAGTATGCTCGAATTATGACGAGCATAAACGTTGACGGGGGCAACGCTGTGAGCGGTCAGTAGTTTTGGGGTTATCATATCATGCATTAACGACTGACATGTTGGCTTTGGTCTACGGCCACACTGTATTTATCAGCAGCGACGTTCGCTACTGCGTTTAATGCCATTTACGTGacgtattttcaaattaattatgtatGCTGCTCCCACAGTCATAATGCTATTGTGCACACAAACATCGCACCGCCGCCGCAAACGAAGTCGGCTCATATATTTTTTGCGCTGAACGCGCTCTCTTTCTcgctctctctccctctctcgcTCCTGCTTGCCTTTTGACTTATTTCTACCTGCACCACAGCCGCATTTTGTATGCTCGGGAGGTAATTATCGTTTTAGCGTATCTTCAATTTAAGCATAATTAATGTCCCAAATTCAATTGAACGTCTCACATTCTAGGTTTGTTTACAACATTAAATCAGCGCCGGCTGAGATGTGTCAAAAAGCGAAATACATGTgaattaataaacttaaaaataattttttagaaaccgcgcttaggcgactttaacgccagcaCGCATTTGCTAGCTCAGGGGCGCGGTTGAGGTATTGAACTCATCAAGGCAAATGCATAAGGTTTCAATGCGTCTAAAAATTGATATTCCTTATGCAAAATACAAATGTTTTGCACGCGTCTGTATACGAAATGACTGGTAGGTCTTTATTGTTGTTCTTCCGTGTGCACTTCCATATAGACATGCAGACTCAGGCT
This window harbors:
- the LOC126761424 gene encoding uncharacterized protein LOC126761424 yields the protein MSKIFYTLAAVGLLATLSCAEPPRSRLRFPGPVNNRPLPFLARQEAVPSVPVDAAPYPPAGLKPEPAFELPEPTYGPPELTYGPPEETPDQIYGPPDQTYGPPDQTYGPPDETYGPPAEEPLAEPAPSYGPPPAIPAPTYGPPGTPADEYGPPPPAVADVPQTASIIDPRAVFPQTVFTLPRVERLVAFRPRGRPAPAKLRRPAPRPKPAKLTRPRPQHLTQAQIQPAKLILHIRH
- the LOC126761418 gene encoding proline-, glutamic acid- and leucine-rich protein 1-like, encoding MFKPIAGLLLLVALCAAEAPTRFRTAARRPAGARVRFLARQVAAPAPAPAPTGYPAAGVTPEIPFDLPSSTVKPDVTYLPPDNTYGPPSPPQPDATYGPPLPHSTYGPPTEAPVTPDAVYGPPDNSYLPPEESVTARDVDLAVDVAEEAEEAAEEEATVEEQQPSEPEPEVSVEPAVEVEAPAEDEGEELFVAVAEDGSVIAVSNSFDAQVEAAAQQPARLVFQRFPQGRRRAPASVPVPARLIKARRVAPAKLQLLQRVQPQPKPQPQGFSFASQYTAW